The proteins below are encoded in one region of Reichenbachiella sp. 5M10:
- a CDS encoding peptidase M61: MKKRLAISAFVWVAVLTTAVAQQKYVVNIDLNQVVNDKVKVTYTLPKVERDTIEFHIPKIVPGTYSIYDFGRFLGDFQAMDAQGQALVTEKITENRIAILEASKLASISYWVEDSYDTDLGNVIFEPAGSSIEEDSAYVLNTFAFVGYLEDMKDLPFELTVTKPQALFGASALAKEIVNDSTDVFSTDNYFDLADGPILYSVPDTTTFVVGGAEILISVYSPNGVLEASFVKEQIEPTLEAQKEYMGGTLPVDNYAFLIYLFDGSSLSGAFGALEHSYSSLYSLPEADPSYLAQIIRDVAAHEFFHIVTPLNIHSEEIGDFDFINPKMSKHLWLYEGMTEYAAGLAQVKYGSMSFEEYLTVLESKIKRAGSFKDDLPFTELSIHCLDETKDQYGNVYQKGALIGMALDIQLRELSEGQYGVENMMIDLSEEYGKHKSFQDEVLFDTITAMTYPEIRTFFSQYVEGAEPIPYGEYFAAVGVEFAGVVETQELTLGHISFGVQDSLLVVNSTDQMNAFGEEMGYEDGDLLYEIDDTLIDIGNYQEVFAAFKSNHQVGDNVQITVLRANKKGKLKQVKLKASAMEVTVKKPGKMTLVENPTPEQLALRKAWVNK, translated from the coding sequence ATGAAAAAGAGATTAGCAATATCGGCTTTTGTGTGGGTAGCAGTTTTGACTACTGCCGTAGCACAACAAAAATATGTAGTAAATATCGACCTAAACCAAGTGGTCAATGACAAGGTAAAGGTGACCTATACCCTGCCGAAGGTAGAGCGAGATACGATTGAGTTTCACATCCCTAAGATCGTACCAGGGACTTATTCGATTTATGACTTTGGTCGTTTCTTGGGAGATTTTCAAGCGATGGACGCACAGGGTCAAGCTCTCGTGACAGAAAAGATCACTGAAAATCGAATAGCTATTTTGGAGGCATCCAAACTAGCATCGATCTCCTATTGGGTAGAGGATAGCTACGATACAGACCTAGGCAATGTGATCTTCGAGCCTGCGGGTTCGAGTATAGAAGAGGATAGTGCATACGTACTCAATACCTTTGCGTTTGTAGGGTACTTGGAGGACATGAAAGACCTGCCTTTTGAGTTGACCGTTACAAAACCACAGGCTTTGTTTGGAGCTTCGGCATTGGCCAAAGAAATAGTCAATGACTCGACGGATGTATTCAGTACGGACAATTACTTTGACTTGGCGGATGGGCCGATTCTATACAGTGTACCAGATACGACGACTTTTGTAGTCGGAGGTGCAGAGATACTGATTTCTGTATATTCTCCAAACGGTGTCTTGGAAGCATCTTTTGTCAAGGAACAAATCGAGCCTACGCTTGAGGCACAAAAGGAATACATGGGAGGTACACTACCTGTCGATAACTATGCGTTTTTGATTTACTTGTTTGACGGGTCTTCCTTGTCGGGTGCATTTGGTGCGTTGGAGCATTCGTACTCTTCGTTGTATTCTTTGCCCGAAGCGGACCCAAGCTACTTGGCTCAGATCATTCGTGATGTCGCAGCGCACGAGTTTTTTCATATCGTGACCCCTCTCAATATCCACTCCGAGGAGATAGGAGATTTTGATTTTATCAATCCCAAGATGTCCAAACACCTGTGGTTGTATGAGGGGATGACAGAGTATGCGGCGGGTTTGGCACAAGTCAAATACGGCTCGATGAGTTTCGAGGAGTACTTGACAGTTTTGGAGAGCAAGATCAAACGTGCGGGGTCATTTAAGGACGATTTGCCTTTCACCGAGCTCAGTATCCATTGTTTGGATGAGACCAAAGACCAATACGGCAATGTCTACCAAAAAGGAGCCTTGATCGGTATGGCCTTGGATATCCAGCTTCGTGAATTATCGGAGGGACAATACGGCGTGGAAAATATGATGATCGACCTTTCGGAGGAGTACGGCAAGCACAAGTCGTTTCAAGACGAGGTCTTGTTTGACACCATCACTGCGATGACTTATCCAGAGATTCGGACGTTTTTTAGCCAATATGTAGAGGGGGCAGAGCCGATCCCATACGGCGAGTATTTTGCTGCAGTAGGCGTGGAGTTTGCAGGAGTGGTGGAAACCCAGGAGTTGACATTGGGACATATTAGCTTCGGAGTGCAAGACAGTCTGCTGGTTGTCAATTCGACCGATCAGATGAACGCATTTGGTGAAGAAATGGGGTATGAGGATGGTGATTTGCTCTACGAGATTGATGATACATTGATTGATATAGGCAATTACCAAGAGGTGTTTGCTGCTTTCAAAAGCAATCATCAAGTAGGGGACAATGTTCAAATCACTGTGTTGAGAGCCAACAAGAAAGGGAAGTTGAAGCAGGTCAAACTCAAAGCTTCGGCGATGGAAGTGACGGTAAAGAAACCAGGCAAGATGACTCTCGTAGAGAATCCTACACCTGAGCAACTGGCCTTGAGAAAAGCTTGGGTAAACAAATAA
- a CDS encoding PhoH family protein, with protein sequence MAKKVTKKKIFVLDTSVILFSHDSIMNFAEHDVGIPITVLEELDNFKKGNDTLNFEAREFARLLDNLAADHMLQDWIPLNGKGRGKLKVLMYSDTKTDVDAEVIFGDRKNDHKIINAALKLQKEEPGKKVILVSKDINLRLKAKSLDLSAEDYETGKIKNVDSMGTLGKSEINRVAATTIDELYKKGAVDAKKALGKVEPINNCYYILKSSKNSALSFYNPVTAQVSHVEKRSVYGIKPKNAEQAFAIHAMMNPEVKLVAITGVAGTGKTLMALASALQQRREFKQIYIARPIVPLSNKDIGYLPGDIKSKLNPYMEPLWDNLKFIQNQWKETEKENKQLTEMVNQEKVLITPLAYIRGRSLSNIYFIVDEAQNLTPHEVKTIITRAGENCKIVFTGDVHQIDTPYLDSQSNGLSYLVDRLQGQSLFAHVTLEKGERSELANIANELL encoded by the coding sequence ATGGCAAAAAAAGTCACCAAGAAAAAGATATTTGTCTTAGACACATCTGTAATTCTCTTCTCTCACGACTCCATCATGAATTTTGCGGAGCACGATGTGGGGATCCCCATCACGGTGCTCGAGGAGCTCGACAATTTCAAAAAAGGAAACGATACACTCAACTTTGAGGCACGCGAATTTGCCCGTTTGTTGGACAATCTGGCGGCAGATCATATGCTACAAGATTGGATTCCGCTCAACGGGAAGGGACGTGGTAAGCTCAAAGTTCTCATGTACTCGGACACCAAAACTGATGTAGATGCAGAGGTGATTTTTGGGGATCGCAAAAACGATCACAAAATCATCAATGCAGCGCTGAAATTGCAGAAGGAAGAGCCAGGAAAGAAGGTGATTCTTGTCTCCAAGGATATCAACCTGCGGCTCAAGGCCAAGTCGCTTGACCTCTCTGCGGAGGATTATGAGACGGGCAAGATCAAAAATGTCGACTCGATGGGCACTCTGGGCAAGAGTGAGATCAATCGTGTCGCGGCGACTACTATCGACGAGCTCTACAAGAAAGGAGCCGTGGATGCCAAAAAGGCACTCGGCAAGGTCGAGCCGATCAACAATTGCTACTACATACTCAAGAGTAGCAAGAATTCTGCTTTATCGTTTTACAACCCTGTGACCGCACAGGTGAGTCATGTCGAGAAGCGGTCGGTATACGGTATCAAACCTAAAAATGCCGAGCAGGCTTTTGCGATACATGCCATGATGAACCCTGAGGTCAAATTGGTCGCCATCACAGGGGTCGCTGGGACGGGCAAGACCCTCATGGCATTGGCCTCAGCATTGCAGCAGCGTCGGGAATTCAAGCAGATCTACATCGCGAGACCTATCGTACCCTTGAGCAACAAGGATATAGGCTACTTGCCAGGAGATATCAAATCCAAACTCAATCCCTACATGGAACCGCTTTGGGACAACCTGAAGTTCATCCAAAATCAGTGGAAAGAGACAGAAAAGGAAAACAAACAATTGACCGAGATGGTCAATCAAGAAAAGGTGCTGATCACGCCACTGGCCTATATCAGAGGGCGTAGTTTGTCCAACATATACTTCATCGTAGACGAAGCGCAGAACTTGACTCCACATGAAGTGAAGACGATTATCACGCGTGCGGGAGAAAACTGCAAAATTGTGTTTACAGGGGATGTGCATCAGATCGATACCCCCTACCTAGACTCTCAGAGTAACGGGCTGTCCTACTTGGTGGATCGACTGCAGGGGCAATCGCTCTTTGCACATGTGACACTTGAGAAAGGAGAAAGGTCCGAATTGGCTAATATTGCAAACGAATTGCTGTAA
- a CDS encoding 7TM diverse intracellular signaling domain-containing protein, with amino-acid sequence MTFTFSRWMYFLFVLILPTPCWSLGSTPTIHLSDIQEWNCLENYSLYQLRADTLTDISTILSQGKFEPYANLSLDSKTQAIWMTFAIENDQNFGDSLHINCKFYDEVRLYEIYQDSSAHLLNTTGYLPQYYRSKKWNSTIAFHHPQKSRKTYLLGLISHTRNSKMLSSYFTSNCAKIYSDHGFRSQYRLSQPLLFFFFGGILMMSLYNLGIALSTHYREYILFSIYNFCFVLLGINFSNLHIELDWVTPFDLERNLRFTPAIIGIAVYLLFSISFLDLKKLNFRLYQILRHLFWIFPIMLLGIFLSYFTLVFVVFTALMPPLFISILYASWCRARSLSYARYFLAGNILLISVGLLQLLSLYGLISVVHMSSLTIIALMVEVIMFSFAVAIKQKVTKKELYLMRVKNQLQRERIEYELDLKQKLELEIEKKSRTLTSSSVQWLNLTDQLTSLKKKLKKELKATDEKLYKEILKQIEEIENFEDQWNSFKLHFENVYRGFFERIEKNYPMLSQNDLKICAFMKMKLSNKEMAQILNVTKKAIEQSKRRMRKKIGLESDCDLLEYLEQSIKPELV; translated from the coding sequence ATGACTTTTACCTTTTCAAGATGGATGTATTTCCTATTCGTTTTAATCCTACCCACCCCATGTTGGAGTCTTGGATCTACCCCTACAATCCATCTCAGCGACATTCAAGAGTGGAACTGCCTCGAAAACTATAGCCTATACCAACTCAGAGCAGACACACTCACAGACATCTCCACCATCTTATCTCAGGGTAAATTTGAACCCTATGCGAACCTCTCTCTTGACTCAAAAACTCAGGCTATCTGGATGACTTTTGCCATAGAAAATGATCAAAATTTTGGTGATTCACTTCACATCAATTGCAAGTTTTATGATGAAGTCAGGCTCTACGAAATCTACCAAGACAGCAGTGCGCATTTGCTCAACACTACGGGTTACCTTCCTCAATACTATCGATCCAAAAAATGGAATTCGACCATTGCTTTTCACCACCCTCAAAAGTCACGCAAAACATACCTACTGGGACTAATTTCTCACACTAGGAATTCCAAAATGCTGTCTAGCTACTTCACCTCCAACTGTGCCAAGATCTATTCGGACCACGGGTTCAGAAGTCAATACCGATTGTCCCAACCTCTGCTTTTCTTTTTTTTCGGCGGCATTCTCATGATGTCTCTGTACAACCTAGGCATTGCTTTGAGCACTCATTATAGAGAGTACATTCTCTTTTCCATTTACAACTTCTGCTTTGTCCTATTGGGTATCAATTTTTCCAACCTACATATAGAGCTAGACTGGGTCACTCCTTTCGATCTCGAAAGGAACCTCCGCTTCACCCCCGCGATCATAGGGATAGCTGTATACCTGCTATTTTCTATATCCTTTCTGGATTTGAAAAAACTAAATTTCCGTTTGTATCAAATACTCCGGCATTTGTTTTGGATCTTTCCAATCATGCTCCTAGGCATTTTTCTCTCCTACTTCACCCTGGTTTTTGTTGTGTTTACAGCCCTGATGCCTCCCCTATTTATCAGCATACTCTATGCCTCTTGGTGCCGAGCGCGTTCTCTTTCTTACGCCCGGTATTTTCTGGCAGGCAATATACTTCTCATATCAGTGGGACTGCTACAGCTGCTATCACTCTACGGCCTGATCTCCGTAGTACACATGTCCTCTCTAACAATCATAGCACTGATGGTAGAGGTAATCATGTTCTCTTTTGCGGTAGCTATCAAACAAAAAGTAACAAAAAAAGAACTCTATCTCATGCGAGTAAAAAATCAACTCCAAAGAGAACGCATCGAGTATGAATTGGATCTAAAGCAAAAACTAGAGCTCGAGATAGAAAAAAAATCTCGAACACTGACCTCTTCCTCCGTACAGTGGCTCAACCTGACAGACCAACTCACATCTCTCAAGAAAAAACTAAAAAAAGAGCTCAAAGCGACCGATGAAAAGCTCTATAAAGAAATCTTAAAACAAATCGAGGAAATTGAGAATTTTGAAGACCAATGGAACAGCTTCAAACTCCACTTCGAAAACGTCTACAGGGGCTTTTTTGAACGGATAGAAAAAAACTACCCAATGTTGTCTCAAAATGACCTCAAAATCTGTGCATTCATGAAAATGAAACTATCCAACAAAGAAATGGCACAAATCCTCAACGTCACCAAAAAGGCCATAGAGCAAAGCAAGCGAAGAATGAGAAAAAAAATAGGCCTAGAATCTGACTGTGACCTATTAGAATATCTCGAACAATCTATAAAACCAGAATTGGTATAG